In Stieleria varia, one genomic interval encodes:
- a CDS encoding zinc-binding dehydrogenase, translating to MKTPAVVNFAPEPHSVELREIEIPEIGADDVLIEVANVGVCGSDLHQWTANHSWPVNYPVVLGHEFGGTITQCGENVTQWSVGSRVVSETAAIINPDDPMTRRGLYNLDRSRKGFGYGTDGAMTRYVRVPSRILHHVPDNLPMHHACLTEPCCVAYNAVVKNGGIEPGDRILVLGPGTIGILCAAMAKLCGAQVAIVGLPNDKPRLDIAKQYGCETIVGNPVDWACQRDGLGCDGVVDAAGSSATLRIAIDCVRPAGWISKVGWGPEPLGFSIDPLVQKNVRLQGSFSHNWPIWERVIELLSSGQLDVEPIVGGVWPIEQWQTAFEKMHHGEIVKAVLQPSV from the coding sequence ATGAAAACGCCCGCCGTTGTTAACTTTGCCCCCGAACCCCACAGCGTCGAACTACGCGAAATCGAGATTCCTGAAATCGGTGCCGACGATGTGCTGATCGAAGTCGCCAATGTTGGTGTGTGCGGCAGCGACCTGCACCAATGGACGGCAAACCATTCTTGGCCGGTCAACTATCCCGTGGTACTGGGGCATGAATTTGGCGGAACGATTACCCAATGCGGCGAGAACGTCACCCAATGGTCGGTCGGTAGCCGAGTGGTCAGCGAAACCGCCGCCATCATCAACCCCGATGATCCGATGACGCGTCGCGGCTTGTACAACTTGGACCGCTCTCGCAAAGGATTCGGGTACGGCACTGACGGCGCGATGACGCGGTATGTTCGCGTCCCGTCACGAATTTTGCATCACGTCCCCGACAACCTGCCGATGCATCATGCCTGTCTGACCGAACCCTGTTGCGTCGCGTATAACGCCGTCGTCAAGAATGGCGGGATCGAACCTGGAGATCGCATCCTGGTACTCGGCCCCGGCACGATCGGTATCCTCTGTGCCGCCATGGCCAAACTATGCGGAGCACAGGTCGCCATTGTGGGCTTACCCAACGACAAGCCACGTCTGGACATCGCAAAGCAATATGGATGCGAGACGATCGTCGGCAATCCGGTGGATTGGGCGTGCCAGCGTGACGGCCTGGGCTGCGATGGCGTCGTCGACGCCGCCGGCAGTAGTGCCACGCTCCGCATCGCCATCGACTGTGTTCGTCCCGCGGGCTGGATCAGCAAAGTCGGCTGGGGGCCCGAGCCGCTCGGGTTCAGCATCGATCCGCTGGTCCAAAAAAATGTTCGTTTGCAAGGTAGCTTCAGCCACAACTGGCCGATCTGGGAGCGCGTGATCGAACTGCTCAGCAGCGGACAACTCGACGTCGAACCGATCGTGGGCGGCGTTTGGCCCATCGAACAATGGCAGACCGCGTTCGAGAAAATGCACCACGGCGAGATCGTCAAAGCCGTCTTGCAACCATCTGTTTGA
- the glgC gene encoding glucose-1-phosphate adenylyltransferase has protein sequence MTVLSNTLTFIMAGGVGSRLAPLTMHRAKPAVPFGGQYRIIDFTLSNCLHSGLRQVLVLTQYKSLSMQKHLRDGWGIYNPDLGEYIMDVPPQMRTGDSWYAGTADAIYQNHDLIRNSGAKMVVVLSGDHIYRMDYTQMIHEHLSRGADVTIACMEVGIDDARAFGVMSIDRHHRVYEFNEKPTEPQPSVDRPDQALVSMGVYVFSAETLFRELIRDHADASSSHDFGKDLIPRMIDNYRVIGHPMQDACHGQDACQSDACQSTVQPYWRDVGTIDSYYIANMDLLKTHPPLDLYCQDWPVRKYDVAAPPAMICDDPSGRPGVVSQTLLSNGVRVCGANVEHCVISPNVQFERGANVHDSVLFHDVTVGQNAILRNCIVDKRVQIPAGETIGVDPDRDARRFYVSPAGIVVVPSGYVFAERMTNSVGTARRYVHSTSRAIGQSHLKLKPVVVDSETQ, from the coding sequence ATGACTGTGCTTTCCAACACGCTCACCTTCATCATGGCGGGTGGCGTGGGCTCGCGGCTTGCGCCATTGACGATGCACCGGGCCAAGCCGGCGGTTCCTTTCGGCGGCCAGTATCGCATCATCGATTTCACACTCAGCAATTGTTTGCATTCGGGTTTGCGTCAAGTCCTGGTGCTGACTCAGTACAAATCGCTGTCGATGCAGAAACACTTGCGTGATGGCTGGGGAATCTACAATCCTGACCTGGGGGAGTACATCATGGATGTCCCACCGCAGATGCGAACCGGAGATTCCTGGTACGCGGGAACGGCCGATGCGATCTATCAGAACCATGACTTGATCCGAAACAGCGGAGCCAAGATGGTCGTCGTCCTGTCGGGTGACCATATTTACCGCATGGATTACACGCAGATGATCCATGAACATCTCTCAAGAGGTGCTGATGTGACAATCGCGTGCATGGAGGTCGGCATTGATGATGCTCGTGCATTCGGTGTGATGTCGATCGATCGACATCATCGAGTCTACGAGTTCAACGAAAAGCCGACGGAACCGCAACCATCCGTCGACAGACCTGATCAAGCGTTGGTGTCGATGGGAGTTTACGTCTTCAGTGCGGAGACACTTTTTCGGGAGTTGATCCGTGATCACGCCGACGCGAGTTCCTCCCATGATTTTGGAAAGGACCTGATCCCTCGGATGATCGACAACTACCGTGTCATCGGCCATCCAATGCAAGATGCTTGTCACGGCCAAGATGCCTGTCAGAGCGATGCCTGTCAGAGTACTGTGCAGCCCTACTGGCGTGATGTCGGCACGATCGACTCGTACTACATCGCCAACATGGATTTGTTGAAGACGCATCCGCCACTGGATCTCTACTGCCAAGATTGGCCGGTTCGAAAATACGATGTCGCTGCCCCGCCCGCCATGATCTGTGACGATCCATCGGGTAGACCCGGTGTCGTGAGCCAGACGTTGCTGAGCAATGGTGTGCGAGTCTGTGGCGCGAACGTCGAGCACTGTGTGATCTCGCCCAACGTCCAATTCGAACGCGGGGCAAACGTTCACGACTCCGTCTTATTTCACGATGTCACGGTGGGCCAGAACGCGATCTTGAGGAACTGTATCGTGGACAAACGCGTTCAGATCCCCGCTGGGGAAACCATCGGCGTTGATCCCGATCGTGACGCCAGGAGGTTTTATGTCTCACCTGCGGGGATTGTCGTTGTTCCCAGTGGCTATGTCTTTGCGGAGCGTATGACCAATTCGGTCGGGACCGCGCGGCGATATGTTCACAGTACTTCGCGGGCAATTGGTCAAAGCCATTTGAAGCTCAAACCGGTGGTGGTTGATTCTGAAACTCAATAA
- a CDS encoding TraR/DksA family transcriptional regulator translates to MKTQADAASLDRTRQQLESKLQELVARTERIDSDLSRKTNDDWEERAVELEDDEVLSSIGNANLAEIQQIHRALRQIELGTYGICTHCNAEIDPGRLELLPYATSCMRCSQA, encoded by the coding sequence ATGAAAACTCAAGCTGACGCTGCATCGCTCGACAGAACCCGGCAGCAATTGGAGTCCAAGCTTCAGGAGCTGGTGGCGCGAACAGAGAGAATCGATTCGGATCTCTCCCGCAAGACCAACGACGATTGGGAGGAACGCGCCGTGGAGTTGGAGGACGACGAAGTCTTATCGTCGATCGGCAACGCGAACTTGGCCGAGATCCAGCAAATTCATCGCGCGCTGCGTCAAATCGAATTGGGGACATACGGCATCTGTACACATTGCAACGCGGAGATCGATCCCGGTCGGCTGGAGTTATTGCCCTACGCAACATCCTGCATGCGATGTTCGCAAGCTTGA
- a CDS encoding Hsp20/alpha crystallin family protein, producing MSKKDWHDDCGVWTTTIAASGRRMVDDALGQDHGASSGPPKTSFRIHVKGKKMGMLSRQLHSAPSAIDRMREEFDRALQNLWNGNGEWEGATSVGKWEPSVDISETDSTLEVKVDLPGIKPEDIDISVTDDMLTIKGQRQEEKKTEDKERKVHRVERHYGSFYRSIPLPPGTKPDDVVAESDHGVVTITLPKTEPTKAKKVSVKPK from the coding sequence ATGTCAAAGAAGGATTGGCACGACGATTGCGGCGTCTGGACCACGACGATTGCGGCGTCTGGACGACGAATGGTTGATGACGCCTTGGGGCAGGATCATGGAGCTTCAAGCGGTCCACCGAAAACTTCGTTTCGTATTCACGTTAAGGGAAAAAAGATGGGCATGCTCTCACGTCAGCTTCACTCCGCTCCCAGTGCCATTGATCGTATGCGTGAGGAGTTCGATCGGGCGCTTCAGAATCTCTGGAACGGCAACGGAGAGTGGGAAGGAGCAACAAGCGTCGGCAAATGGGAACCGAGTGTCGACATTTCAGAAACCGACTCGACACTGGAGGTCAAAGTGGACTTGCCGGGTATCAAACCGGAGGACATCGACATCAGTGTCACCGACGACATGTTGACGATCAAAGGACAGCGACAAGAAGAAAAGAAGACGGAAGACAAGGAACGCAAGGTCCACCGGGTAGAACGTCACTACGGATCGTTCTATCGCAGCATTCCACTACCACCGGGCACCAAGCCCGACGATGTGGTAGCGGAATCAGATCACGGAGTGGTCACGATCACGTTGCCAAAGACGGAGCCGACCAAGGCCAAAAAGGTGTCGGTAAAACCCAAATAG
- a CDS encoding sulfatase-like hydrolase/transferase has protein sequence MTSTLILAGRLGMLLGLVSAILPFSLVAADSSNASKPPNVLLIMTDDQGWGDLHCHANDSINTPVLDQLSHESVRLQRFFVSPVCAPTRAALLTGRYPGRCGVAGVSERLEVMRGDEETMAEVFANAGYRTGCFGKWHNGAQYPNHPLGQGFEEFYGFCGGHWNLYDDPILEFNGKAIETKGYITDLITDAALSFIDEAGERPFLCYVPYNAPHGPFQISQQWFSKYSDGILSAKTAAVYAMVENIDANIGRLLSKLQQRQLSDDTIVVFLTDNGPNGPRYNGGMRGAKGSVHEGGVRVPCFIRWPGQLQAKDCQQIAAHIDLLPTLAELAGIDWKPAHPLDGRSLVRLLKDGSDESFADRVLITSRPDKANLDQLGRAAARDQRFRLTIEKGKTQLFDMQTDPGQATDISKQHPEIVDRLSAAIDRHHRQVQPIITAPRPIPVGYEEVPSVFLPAVEAHSSGEIGFANGNGWAHDWLSNWTRPTDSVSFDVQFHQPGNYEIIVHANASVAGTQVTASIDDRSTTGALALTSHQRVVRPDLDTDSQPRLMMEFDRKSLGTIEVADTSQVKTLKLTADAESTFHLDLGGVTLVRTESESAKPMHLFVLAGQSNMAGRGKMGDEDRQPFPNVMMLNKAGQWVPAIAPVHFDKSVAGVGLGRTFAIQYAKANPDVTVGLIPCAVGGSPISAWQPGGYHSSTKTHPYDDAAKRIELAKQSGAVKGILWHQGESDSNDDAAKIYKPKLQDTLERLRTLSGGDVPILIGGLGQFAERPWNEARKKIDAAHRELAQEMPHTGYVPSDGLTANSDLVHFNTASLKEFGRRYFSAFQSLTQ, from the coding sequence ATGACATCAACGCTCATTCTTGCCGGACGACTCGGCATGCTGCTTGGATTGGTTTCCGCGATCCTGCCGTTTTCCCTCGTGGCAGCCGATTCCTCCAATGCCAGCAAGCCTCCGAACGTGCTCTTGATCATGACGGACGATCAAGGATGGGGTGATTTGCATTGCCATGCGAACGACTCGATCAACACACCCGTCTTGGATCAGTTGAGTCACGAAAGCGTTCGTTTGCAGCGTTTCTTTGTTTCTCCTGTCTGTGCACCGACCCGTGCCGCTCTCTTGACGGGGCGCTATCCAGGACGTTGTGGCGTGGCGGGTGTCTCGGAAAGATTGGAGGTGATGCGAGGCGACGAAGAAACCATGGCGGAGGTTTTCGCCAACGCAGGCTATCGCACGGGCTGTTTTGGAAAGTGGCATAACGGTGCCCAGTATCCCAACCATCCACTCGGTCAAGGCTTCGAGGAGTTTTATGGATTCTGCGGTGGTCACTGGAATCTTTACGACGATCCGATTTTGGAGTTCAACGGCAAGGCCATTGAAACAAAGGGATACATCACGGACTTGATCACCGACGCTGCGTTGAGTTTCATCGACGAAGCAGGCGAGCGACCTTTTCTGTGTTACGTCCCGTACAACGCACCGCACGGACCTTTTCAAATCTCTCAGCAGTGGTTCAGCAAATACAGCGACGGAATACTGTCCGCAAAAACGGCTGCCGTGTATGCGATGGTCGAAAACATCGATGCCAACATTGGTCGTTTGCTCAGCAAGTTGCAACAGCGGCAACTCAGTGACGACACGATCGTCGTTTTCTTGACCGACAACGGCCCGAACGGACCGCGTTACAACGGCGGGATGAGGGGCGCCAAAGGAAGTGTCCACGAAGGCGGGGTTCGCGTGCCGTGTTTCATCCGATGGCCGGGGCAGCTTCAGGCAAAGGACTGCCAGCAGATCGCTGCTCACATCGACTTGCTGCCAACGCTTGCCGAACTCGCCGGGATCGATTGGAAACCGGCCCACCCCTTGGATGGCCGTAGTTTGGTGCGACTGTTGAAAGACGGCAGCGACGAGAGTTTTGCCGATCGCGTGCTGATCACTTCTCGCCCCGACAAAGCGAACCTCGATCAACTTGGACGCGCCGCCGCGCGCGACCAGCGGTTTCGATTGACAATCGAAAAGGGCAAAACGCAACTGTTTGACATGCAAACCGACCCTGGGCAAGCGACTGACATTTCGAAACAGCACCCCGAGATCGTGGACCGACTCTCTGCAGCCATCGATCGGCACCACCGGCAAGTTCAGCCCATCATCACCGCTCCGCGTCCGATCCCGGTGGGATACGAGGAAGTACCGAGTGTGTTTCTGCCGGCGGTCGAAGCACACTCATCTGGCGAAATCGGCTTTGCCAACGGCAACGGATGGGCGCACGATTGGCTCAGCAACTGGACTCGGCCGACCGACTCAGTTTCCTTTGACGTGCAATTCCATCAACCGGGAAACTACGAAATCATCGTGCACGCCAATGCAAGCGTCGCAGGGACTCAGGTCACGGCGTCGATCGACGATCGATCCACAACGGGTGCACTTGCTCTGACTTCTCACCAACGCGTCGTTCGGCCGGACTTGGATACCGATTCCCAGCCTCGGCTGATGATGGAGTTTGACCGCAAGTCCTTGGGGACGATCGAAGTCGCCGACACATCACAGGTCAAGACGCTGAAGCTGACGGCGGATGCCGAGTCGACGTTTCACCTCGATCTCGGCGGCGTGACCTTGGTCCGCACGGAATCGGAGTCCGCCAAACCCATGCATCTGTTTGTGCTGGCCGGTCAGTCCAACATGGCTGGACGAGGGAAAATGGGTGACGAAGACCGCCAGCCGTTTCCCAACGTCATGATGCTCAATAAGGCAGGCCAGTGGGTGCCCGCGATCGCCCCGGTCCACTTTGACAAGTCCGTTGCCGGCGTCGGTTTGGGACGCACCTTTGCCATCCAGTACGCCAAGGCGAACCCGGATGTCACGGTCGGGTTGATTCCTTGTGCCGTGGGCGGTTCTCCGATCTCCGCTTGGCAACCAGGCGGATACCACTCCAGCACCAAAACGCATCCTTACGACGACGCGGCGAAACGCATTGAGTTGGCTAAGCAATCGGGGGCCGTTAAAGGAATCCTGTGGCATCAGGGTGAATCCGATTCCAACGACGATGCGGCAAAGATCTACAAGCCAAAGCTGCAAGACACTCTGGAGCGTTTACGAACACTGTCCGGTGGCGACGTTCCGATCTTGATTGGAGGACTGGGGCAGTTTGCCGAGCGACCATGGAATGAAGCACGCAAGAAGATCGACGCAGCCCACCGTGAGTTGGCTCAGGAGATGCCCCATACCGGTTACGTCCCCTCGGACGGCCTCACCGCCAACTCCGATTTGGTGCACTTCAATACCGCATCACTCAAGGAGTTTGGGCGAAGGTATTTCAGTGCGTTTCAAAGTTTGACGCAGTAA